In a genomic window of Polyangiaceae bacterium:
- a CDS encoding c-type cytochrome: protein MVAQRLLSFATFSVVLAASSSALADGDPEVGKKLFFERGCAVCHSFDGTAKQGPTLIGIVGKKRQVITSEKPREIIADEEYIRRSVLQPNHDIVQGYVPGAMPGLPITPDEARHLASAIVKLSGSATPEEKPRGSIGALVASTLLFVLGHLVLSSIPVRGIFERRIGVKWFQTIYSILAIASAIWMEMSYRAAPYVELFRAPPWTRWIPLAVMPIALLFFVCSVSTKSPTMAGMEKTVAFEPRGILRITRHPMLWSFALWGFAHIAANGDIASLILFAGITMLAILGMMHIDSRRRVTLGDAWTPFVEKTSLVPFARGNVGKAFAEIGAIRILVSLVVFGAFLHFHKAVIGVSPLP, encoded by the coding sequence GTGGTTGCTCAGCGCCTTCTTTCTTTCGCTACGTTCTCGGTCGTGCTCGCCGCGTCTTCCAGCGCGCTGGCGGATGGAGATCCCGAGGTAGGCAAGAAGCTCTTTTTCGAGCGTGGATGCGCCGTGTGCCATTCTTTCGACGGCACGGCGAAGCAGGGGCCGACCCTCATTGGGATCGTGGGGAAGAAGCGACAGGTCATTACTTCGGAAAAACCTCGCGAAATCATAGCGGACGAGGAATACATTCGCCGGAGCGTTCTCCAGCCGAATCACGATATCGTGCAAGGTTACGTTCCGGGGGCCATGCCGGGTTTGCCCATTACGCCGGACGAAGCGCGGCACCTTGCGTCGGCGATCGTGAAATTGAGCGGGTCGGCGACGCCCGAAGAGAAGCCGCGGGGCAGCATCGGCGCGCTCGTGGCGTCGACCCTCCTGTTTGTCTTGGGACACTTGGTGCTATCGAGCATTCCGGTGCGAGGAATTTTCGAACGGCGCATTGGCGTCAAGTGGTTCCAGACGATCTATTCGATATTGGCGATTGCGAGCGCCATCTGGATGGAAATGTCGTACCGAGCGGCGCCGTATGTCGAGCTGTTCCGAGCGCCTCCGTGGACACGTTGGATTCCCCTCGCGGTCATGCCCATTGCGCTCTTGTTTTTCGTGTGCAGCGTATCGACGAAGAGCCCTACGATGGCCGGGATGGAAAAAACCGTCGCATTCGAGCCTCGAGGGATCCTGCGCATTACCCGCCATCCCATGCTCTGGTCGTTTGCGCTTTGGGGCTTTGCGCATATCGCGGCCAATGGTGACATCGCGTCGCTCATTCTTTTTGCAGGGATAACAATGCTCGCCATTCTAGGCATGATGCACATCGACAGCCGGCGTCGCGTGACACTCGGAGATGCATGGACGCCATTCGTGGAAAAAACGTCGCTCGTGCCGTTTGCCCGCGGGAACGTGGGCAAAGCGTTCGCTGAAATCGGCGCCATTCGCATTCTCGTGTCGCTCGTCGTGTTCGGAGCATTTTTGCATTTTCACAAGGCGGTCATCGGCGTCTCGCCGCTACCGTGA
- a CDS encoding NAD(P)-binding domain-containing protein, whose translation MTNPNVGVVGGGPWGRALAKAARRAGSSVVLHTRRDQDRQDEGVAMTVDYAAVAKAPLVILAVPSSVVRPVLAALGDHLTGQHLVVHGIRGFGTERLETVSDIVRDETAVRRIGALGGPVQAAELLRARPSAMMIGSRYPEVVAAVTKSFQSPHLRVWSTPDLKGLEWASALVGCLSIGVGFVEEAGAGPGLVAALISRSVDEAARIMVAAGGEERTMLGLGGYGDLLASIALDDRPEVVLGKALAQGVSLDEALSRAQLRIEAVPLIPRIVRFAEERRVQATTFRALCDVLHGARPEILLERVFAA comes from the coding sequence GTGACGAATCCGAACGTCGGTGTCGTAGGGGGCGGGCCGTGGGGCAGGGCGCTCGCGAAAGCGGCTCGGCGCGCGGGATCGTCCGTCGTGCTGCATACGCGGCGCGATCAGGATCGGCAGGACGAGGGCGTGGCCATGACGGTCGATTATGCGGCGGTGGCGAAAGCGCCGCTCGTCATTTTGGCCGTGCCATCGTCGGTGGTTCGTCCGGTCCTCGCAGCGCTCGGGGATCATTTGACGGGCCAGCACCTCGTGGTGCATGGCATTCGCGGGTTTGGCACGGAACGTCTCGAGACGGTGAGTGACATCGTGCGGGATGAGACGGCGGTGCGTCGAATCGGCGCGCTTGGAGGGCCGGTGCAAGCGGCGGAGCTGCTTCGGGCGCGACCTTCGGCGATGATGATCGGGTCGCGATATCCCGAAGTGGTTGCTGCGGTGACGAAGAGTTTTCAGAGCCCGCATTTGCGGGTTTGGTCGACGCCGGATCTAAAGGGTTTGGAATGGGCGTCGGCGCTTGTGGGGTGCTTGTCGATAGGGGTAGGGTTTGTCGAGGAAGCGGGGGCGGGCCCGGGGCTCGTGGCGGCGCTCATCTCGCGGAGCGTCGATGAAGCGGCGCGAATCATGGTTGCAGCGGGAGGTGAAGAGCGAACGATGCTGGGCCTCGGTGGTTATGGGGATCTGTTGGCATCGATTGCGCTCGACGATCGGCCGGAAGTCGTGTTGGGCAAGGCACTTGCGCAGGGGGTATCGCTGGATGAGGCGCTTTCGCGGGCGCAGCTACGGATCGAGGCGGTGCCGCTGATACCGCGTATTGTGCGATTTGCGGAGGAGCGGCGCGTTCAGGCCACCACATTTCGTGCGTTGTGCGATGTTTTGCACGGCGCGCGGCCCGAAATTCTCCTCGAACGCGTCTTTGCTGCCTGA
- a CDS encoding HAD family phosphatase, whose product MMRFTPHALVFDMDGLLVDSEPLWHEVEIAFAASRGGVWTHEMALECTGMGIGQVVHVMGRKGGFEVDEATDVAEIENHFVSRVDGLSLKPFAMAILNDVRGRLPVGLASSSARMLIDAILKHFDLRDYFDVTVSGREVAHAKPFPDVYLRAADLLGVSPPECLAIEDSRNGAKAARAAGMKVIAVPEVDPAGFELLADAVVGNLDEARALLELP is encoded by the coding sequence GTGATGCGTTTTACCCCGCACGCGCTGGTCTTCGACATGGACGGCCTGCTCGTGGATTCAGAACCATTGTGGCACGAAGTCGAAATTGCGTTCGCCGCATCGCGCGGCGGCGTGTGGACGCACGAAATGGCGCTCGAATGCACGGGCATGGGGATTGGCCAGGTCGTGCACGTCATGGGTCGAAAAGGCGGCTTCGAAGTGGACGAAGCGACAGACGTTGCGGAGATAGAAAATCACTTCGTCTCGCGCGTGGATGGTTTGTCGCTGAAGCCGTTTGCCATGGCGATATTGAATGACGTTCGCGGGCGGCTGCCGGTGGGGCTCGCATCGTCTTCGGCTCGGATGCTCATCGACGCAATTCTAAAGCATTTTGATTTGCGGGATTATTTCGATGTCACGGTGTCTGGGAGGGAGGTTGCTCATGCCAAACCGTTTCCCGACGTGTATTTGCGTGCGGCCGATCTGCTCGGGGTGTCGCCACCAGAATGTTTGGCCATCGAGGATTCGCGAAATGGGGCGAAAGCTGCGCGCGCTGCGGGCATGAAGGTGATCGCGGTGCCGGAGGTCGACCCCGCGGGATTCGAGCTATTGGCGGATGCGGTGGTGGGGAATCTCGACGAAGCGAGGGCGCTGTTGGAATTGCCGTGA
- a CDS encoding glutathione S-transferase family protein — protein sequence MIKLFQLPRVWGLPSISPPCMRLETWMRMMDVSYEARVMDPVNYPIPKGKIPYIEENGMIMGDSTLIIDYLRRTRNVDPDARLTPTERAISTAFSRMLTENTYWITVHDRYVYEPGWAVYRELIRPMITIGAPIEQHEDIIAGFKQTILAGYHGHGLGRHTSEEVIQIMKADLEAVSTFLGDKPFFFGDKPSGVDATAYAVVANVINVPLDTQLARFGREQPNLVAYCKRMQDRIFPDLVAG from the coding sequence ATGATCAAACTATTTCAATTGCCGCGCGTTTGGGGGTTGCCCAGCATCAGTCCCCCCTGCATGCGGCTCGAAACATGGATGCGAATGATGGATGTATCCTATGAAGCGCGGGTCATGGATCCGGTGAATTATCCGATTCCAAAAGGAAAAATTCCCTACATCGAAGAAAATGGAATGATCATGGGGGATTCCACCCTGATCATCGACTACTTGCGGAGGACGCGAAACGTCGATCCGGATGCTCGTCTGACGCCAACCGAACGAGCGATTTCGACAGCATTCTCGCGGATGCTGACGGAAAACACGTATTGGATCACGGTCCATGATCGTTATGTGTACGAGCCCGGTTGGGCCGTTTATCGAGAGCTCATTCGGCCCATGATCACGATCGGCGCTCCGATCGAGCAACACGAGGACATCATTGCTGGGTTCAAGCAAACAATTCTCGCGGGTTATCATGGCCACGGGCTCGGTCGGCACACGAGCGAAGAAGTGATTCAGATCATGAAAGCGGACCTTGAAGCCGTGTCGACGTTCCTTGGTGACAAACCATTTTTCTTTGGAGACAAACCCTCGGGCGTGGACGCGACCGCGTACGCGGTGGTTGCCAATGTCATCAACGTCCCACTGGACACGCAGCTTGCGCGTTTCGGTCGTGAGCAGCCGAATCTGGTAGCGTACTGCAAGCGAATGCAGGACCGGATTTTCCCGGACCTGGTTGCAGGCTGA
- a CDS encoding 1-acyl-sn-glycerol-3-phosphate acyltransferase: MLHDAPIFGFNAAREDIVRAVVSRVVLTTKDPLLALNDAAYHEVKRLETSRNPEERKEFAEWQKIARTLSRMADGERRDKLSHVVEQIAWDIAGNFDERVYSVSTKLLPPIVTYLLAPRTLVRLAGNPQKLVSLEALDDKVRVEGPIAELRELSRRGTAVYVPTHLSNMDSIVFGYALERAGLPPATYGAGKNLFTNPVLSYFMRNLGAYRVDRRVKHFLYKDILKTYSSVLLERGYHSLFFPGGTRSRSGGVERRLKLGLMGTAIEAYARTLLEGRERRIYFVPATINYLITLEAETLIADFLAEAGKGRFIIEDDESTRIGRVAAFIRKLFDMQGSVVIRFGSPIDPFGNRVDEAGRSFDKRGREVDPSTYVRDTGGNVTMDPVRDAQYTRELADEICKSYLTNTVIMSTHVVAAASFERLRRAAHVSDLFVVLRQRDAVVVPRDDLAADVVRLRDRLVELDKRGKIVMSDFLKRASGGDMVERALAAFAGYHAQPVLQSRHDGIAIVDPNLLFYYQNRLAAHGMAWDVIAPPGMPPARPPSFESDSAGGAS, encoded by the coding sequence ATGCTCCATGACGCTCCGATCTTCGGGTTCAACGCCGCACGCGAAGACATCGTGCGCGCGGTCGTGTCGCGCGTCGTTTTGACGACCAAAGATCCGCTGCTCGCGCTGAACGATGCGGCGTATCACGAGGTCAAACGGCTCGAAACGAGTCGCAACCCCGAGGAACGCAAAGAGTTTGCCGAGTGGCAGAAGATCGCGCGGACCCTGTCGCGCATGGCCGACGGAGAACGCCGCGACAAACTTTCGCACGTCGTCGAGCAGATCGCGTGGGACATCGCAGGCAACTTCGACGAGCGCGTCTACAGCGTCTCGACAAAACTTTTGCCGCCGATCGTCACGTACTTGCTCGCGCCCCGGACGCTCGTGCGCCTCGCTGGCAATCCGCAGAAGCTCGTGAGCCTCGAGGCGCTCGACGACAAAGTCCGCGTCGAAGGGCCGATCGCGGAGCTGCGCGAGCTGTCTCGACGAGGCACGGCGGTGTATGTCCCGACGCACCTTTCGAACATGGATTCCATCGTCTTCGGTTATGCGCTGGAACGCGCAGGTTTGCCGCCGGCGACCTATGGTGCAGGGAAAAACCTCTTCACGAATCCCGTGCTTTCGTACTTCATGCGTAACCTCGGCGCGTACCGCGTGGACCGGCGCGTGAAGCACTTTCTATACAAGGACATCCTGAAAACGTACTCGTCGGTGCTGCTCGAGCGGGGGTACCATTCGCTGTTTTTCCCGGGAGGCACGCGATCGCGCTCGGGCGGGGTCGAACGGCGATTGAAGCTCGGGCTCATGGGAACGGCCATCGAAGCGTACGCGCGGACGCTGCTCGAGGGTCGCGAGCGGCGCATTTACTTCGTGCCCGCGACGATCAACTACTTGATCACGCTCGAAGCTGAAACGTTGATCGCGGACTTTTTGGCGGAGGCGGGCAAGGGTCGATTCATCATCGAGGACGACGAGTCGACGCGGATAGGGCGCGTTGCGGCATTCATTCGCAAGCTCTTCGACATGCAAGGATCGGTCGTGATCCGCTTCGGATCGCCGATTGATCCTTTTGGCAATCGGGTCGACGAAGCAGGGCGTAGCTTCGACAAACGGGGGCGCGAAGTGGATCCGTCGACCTACGTGCGGGACACGGGCGGAAACGTGACGATGGATCCCGTGCGTGACGCGCAGTACACGCGCGAGCTTGCGGACGAGATCTGCAAGTCGTACCTGACGAACACGGTGATCATGTCGACGCACGTCGTGGCGGCGGCGAGTTTCGAGCGTCTGAGGCGTGCGGCGCACGTGTCGGATTTGTTCGTGGTGTTGCGTCAGCGTGACGCCGTGGTGGTGCCTCGCGACGATCTTGCGGCGGACGTGGTTCGTCTTCGCGATCGCTTGGTCGAATTGGACAAACGGGGAAAGATCGTGATGAGTGATTTTCTCAAGCGTGCGTCGGGTGGGGACATGGTCGAGCGAGCGCTTGCGGCATTTGCGGGATATCACGCGCAGCCGGTCTTGCAGTCGCGTCACGACGGCATTGCGATCGTCGATCCAAACCTTCTGTTTTATTATCAAAACCGACTGGCGGCGCATGGCATGGCGTGGGACGTGATTGCGCCGCCGGGCATGCCGCCGGCGAGGCCGCCGTCGTTCGAGAGCGACAGTGCGGGAGGTGCGTCGTGA
- a CDS encoding protein kinase: MVDNRFEVQACAGIGGMSTVYRARDRHTDRLVALKVLRDGSDNTIARFGHEARVLAGLDHPHIVRYVAHGLASSGEPYLVMEWLEGEELGESLRRERMKLSEAIALGLRISHALGAAHLRGVVHRDIKPSNIFLVDRAVDQVKVLDFGIARVHGHSMMTQTGSVLGTPGYMAPEQARGERGRVDARADVFSLGCVLYECITGQAAFTGGHLMAVLAKVLFEEVRRPREICPELPEDLDALLVKMLSKGPEERPADASEVMRALEQIALHEQSDALLVSTATSLMTTDESRLVSLVAILPAINSLEKDGATKQMPPLDVLEIVRRTVKPFKATVEPLAGVGVMAMFEGLGNAGDQVTIAARCALRIKELVPSEIVALYTGRSSRRDRLHVGELIDRTSELVHTTSEIGSMGRFGSGILIDDTTRSLLGDRFVIVEEGMQPLLRQERVQEDVGRMVLGKPIPCVGRERDLRSLLDFAEEGFEESSARAILVSASAGMGKSRLRLELMDRLQENGRDLFVISGRGDWLGVSSAFGLVGGALRAALNIESSLPHEEQRQQLLKAAEACGAGARVRVAAFLGEMLGVPFPDDDHPRLHAARQNASIMADGIQQAFVDFMRVKASASPVLLVLEDLHWGDTPSMRLVNAALRELGDLPLVVLGLGRLEVHDVFPGLWQGRMFHSLRLGRLSRKGAESLVRAILGDGVDPSRMDAIVERADGNALFIQELSRAVAEGHSEDLPDTIAGMVEARIMALPASSRLLLRAASIYGRRFRPEGIAALIDQALTSTSLSALLDELVNREFLARKPGSRLAANEELTFRQALIQQAAYAMLTDRDRTLGHKLAAEWLESNGEQDPMILAEHFARGGEPGRAVGHYLRAARQAFHGGDSHAARERAERGMASGATGETEAALWAIMADSFLSDGEYKRGIECADRALQKATLGTSTYCHALGCALGGALMTNNLEIIRRLGPSLNEFVPPSDAMGTASRAYAQAITLLVLHGATEEARGYLNRMAEVIGPACPADSYATAWWESAQAFWSRFVEKEPWRALVHDLASVAHLETVADRNLLTTARGHVGLDYLLLGAHGAAEAMLDRALADAPMGSMPWDLAAHCKSRLLLETRRLDDAQRLAAVIQSSAAERNSRVIGMNATLTIVEAKILQGDFEGAERDLGALGDPAKIALSFRPSILSLLGEIRLRQRRADEAVQLAEDARAACDAAGGTAGVRQDTLALLWAEALFASGRVTDAKEVMGRLIAELLARADAIGDSELRRSFLENVPTRARAFEEARAWGLEIPSLDRRTQRSIE, translated from the coding sequence TATATCGAGCGCGTGATCGTCATACGGATCGACTTGTTGCGCTGAAGGTTTTACGCGACGGCAGCGACAATACGATTGCGCGTTTTGGCCATGAAGCTCGCGTACTTGCAGGGCTCGATCATCCTCACATCGTGCGTTATGTCGCGCACGGGTTGGCTTCGTCCGGCGAGCCGTATCTGGTGATGGAATGGCTCGAAGGTGAGGAGCTTGGTGAAAGCCTGCGCCGTGAGCGAATGAAGCTCTCGGAAGCGATTGCATTGGGGCTGCGAATATCGCATGCGCTGGGAGCCGCGCACCTTCGGGGGGTGGTACATCGCGATATCAAGCCGAGCAATATTTTCCTTGTGGATCGAGCCGTCGATCAGGTGAAAGTCCTCGATTTTGGCATTGCGCGGGTGCATGGCCATTCGATGATGACGCAAACGGGCAGCGTATTGGGCACGCCTGGATACATGGCGCCCGAGCAAGCTCGAGGAGAACGTGGGCGAGTGGATGCGCGGGCCGACGTATTTTCTCTTGGATGCGTCCTTTACGAATGTATCACGGGACAAGCGGCATTCACGGGTGGGCACCTGATGGCCGTGCTGGCGAAGGTGCTTTTCGAGGAAGTGCGCAGGCCGCGGGAGATTTGTCCAGAATTGCCCGAGGATCTCGATGCGTTGCTCGTGAAGATGTTGTCGAAAGGTCCCGAAGAGCGCCCTGCTGATGCATCCGAGGTGATGCGAGCGCTCGAGCAGATTGCATTACACGAGCAAAGTGATGCGCTTCTCGTTTCCACGGCTACGTCATTGATGACGACGGACGAGAGCCGGCTCGTGTCGCTGGTGGCCATTTTGCCTGCAATCAATTCGCTCGAGAAGGATGGTGCGACGAAACAAATGCCGCCGCTGGATGTTTTGGAGATCGTGCGGCGCACGGTAAAACCATTCAAAGCGACGGTGGAACCTCTCGCAGGTGTGGGCGTGATGGCGATGTTCGAAGGGCTCGGCAATGCGGGTGATCAGGTGACGATTGCGGCGCGTTGTGCATTGCGTATCAAAGAGCTCGTGCCGTCCGAAATCGTGGCACTTTATACTGGGCGCAGCAGCCGGCGTGATCGTTTGCACGTCGGTGAGCTCATCGATCGCACGTCGGAATTGGTGCATACGACGTCCGAGATAGGTTCGATGGGGCGGTTTGGGTCGGGCATTTTGATTGACGACACGACACGGTCATTGCTGGGTGATCGGTTCGTCATCGTGGAAGAAGGAATGCAGCCGCTTCTTCGGCAGGAGCGGGTGCAGGAAGACGTGGGGCGGATGGTGCTGGGCAAGCCCATTCCGTGTGTAGGTCGTGAGCGGGATTTGCGATCGCTGCTCGATTTTGCCGAAGAAGGGTTCGAGGAGTCGTCGGCGCGTGCCATTTTGGTTTCGGCGTCGGCGGGCATGGGGAAGTCGCGTTTGCGTCTCGAGCTCATGGATCGATTGCAGGAAAATGGTCGTGATTTGTTCGTCATTTCCGGCCGAGGGGATTGGCTGGGGGTGAGCTCCGCGTTTGGTCTCGTGGGTGGGGCATTACGTGCGGCGCTGAACATCGAATCGTCGTTGCCGCACGAAGAACAACGGCAGCAATTGTTGAAGGCGGCGGAGGCGTGTGGCGCTGGAGCGCGTGTGCGCGTGGCGGCGTTTTTGGGTGAAATGCTGGGCGTCCCATTTCCAGACGATGACCATCCGCGGCTGCATGCAGCGCGGCAAAATGCATCGATCATGGCCGATGGCATTCAGCAAGCGTTCGTCGATTTCATGCGTGTCAAGGCATCGGCATCACCCGTGTTGCTCGTGCTCGAAGATTTACATTGGGGGGATACGCCATCGATGCGCCTGGTCAATGCGGCATTGCGAGAACTTGGCGACTTGCCGCTCGTCGTGCTCGGCCTTGGACGATTGGAAGTGCACGACGTTTTTCCCGGATTGTGGCAGGGTCGAATGTTTCATTCGCTCAGGCTCGGTCGGTTGTCTCGCAAGGGCGCCGAAAGTCTCGTGCGTGCCATTTTGGGCGATGGTGTGGATCCGTCACGAATGGATGCCATCGTGGAGCGTGCCGATGGGAATGCGCTGTTCATTCAGGAGTTATCGCGCGCGGTGGCCGAAGGGCATTCCGAAGATTTGCCGGACACCATTGCCGGGATGGTGGAAGCTCGAATCATGGCGCTTCCGGCGTCGTCGCGGCTGCTTCTGCGAGCGGCCAGCATTTATGGGCGAAGGTTTCGACCCGAAGGGATTGCGGCATTGATCGATCAAGCTCTCACGAGCACGTCGCTCAGCGCGCTCCTCGACGAGCTCGTCAATCGCGAGTTTCTCGCACGTAAACCTGGTAGCCGACTCGCAGCGAATGAAGAGCTGACATTTCGCCAAGCGCTCATTCAGCAAGCGGCATATGCCATGCTCACGGATCGCGATCGCACGCTCGGGCACAAACTGGCTGCCGAATGGCTCGAATCGAATGGCGAGCAGGATCCGATGATATTGGCCGAGCATTTTGCGCGCGGAGGCGAACCTGGGCGCGCCGTGGGTCATTATTTGCGAGCTGCGCGCCAGGCTTTCCATGGTGGAGATTCGCATGCCGCGCGCGAACGTGCCGAGCGGGGCATGGCTAGCGGTGCGACAGGTGAAACAGAAGCGGCCTTGTGGGCCATTATGGCCGACTCGTTCCTCTCCGACGGCGAATACAAGCGGGGCATCGAGTGCGCCGACCGGGCGCTGCAAAAGGCGACGCTTGGCACATCGACCTATTGCCACGCGCTCGGCTGCGCATTGGGCGGAGCGCTCATGACGAACAATCTGGAGATCATTCGGCGTTTGGGTCCGTCATTGAACGAGTTCGTTCCGCCAAGTGATGCCATGGGAACGGCGTCGCGGGCCTATGCCCAAGCGATTACGCTCCTCGTCCTTCATGGTGCCACGGAAGAAGCGCGAGGATACCTGAACCGGATGGCGGAAGTCATCGGCCCGGCGTGTCCGGCGGATTCGTATGCGACGGCGTGGTGGGAATCTGCGCAGGCATTTTGGTCTAGGTTTGTCGAAAAAGAACCTTGGCGAGCGCTCGTTCACGACCTTGCGAGCGTGGCCCATCTCGAGACGGTCGCTGATCGTAATCTCCTCACCACCGCGCGCGGCCACGTGGGCCTTGATTACCTGCTGTTGGGTGCGCATGGTGCGGCCGAGGCCATGCTCGATCGCGCGCTCGCCGACGCTCCGATGGGATCGATGCCCTGGGATCTGGCGGCGCATTGCAAGTCGCGTCTCTTGCTGGAAACACGGCGGCTGGACGATGCACAGCGATTGGCGGCAGTGATTCAATCGAGTGCAGCCGAGCGAAACAGCCGCGTGATCGGGATGAACGCGACGCTCACGATCGTCGAGGCAAAAATATTGCAAGGTGACTTCGAGGGTGCCGAACGCGACTTGGGAGCCCTGGGGGATCCGGCGAAAATTGCGTTGTCGTTCCGTCCGTCGATTTTGTCGCTGCTCGGCGAAATTCGTCTTCGTCAAAGGCGAGCCGATGAAGCCGTGCAATTGGCGGAAGATGCTCGAGCGGCCTGTGACGCGGCTGGAGGCACCGCTGGCGTGCGTCAAGACACGCTCGCGTTGCTTTGGGCGGAAGCGCTTTTTGCATCGGGTCGCGTGACTGATGCGAAGGAGGTGATGGGGCGACTCATTGCCGAACTTCTTGCGCGCGCCGACGCAATCGGCGATTCCGAGCTGCGCCGATCGTTTTTGGAGAATGTACCCACGCGTGCGCGCGCATTCGAAGAAGCGAGGGCGTGGGGGTTGGAAATACCTTCATTGGATCGACGTACACAAAGGAGCATAGAATGA
- a CDS encoding serine/threonine protein kinase produces MSETAPPSGQPLSVGKFRLIASLGQGGMADVYLAVASGVGGFNKLQVLKRLRPDRAEEQGIVEMFLDEARLAAQLNHPNVVSTLEVCEDGQDFFMVMEYLDGAPFNRMLSKAKNTPAPPGVLLKVIAEALMGLHYAHELNNYDGKPLNIVHRDVSPHNVFVTFDGHTKVLDFGIAKAASHMVQTAAGMVKGKISYMSPEQVRLEPVDRRADVFAMGLVLAEALSGKRFWEGMPDLEILDQLNSGNIERLDEVRKLIPAGQLTKIVEKSLASSPADRYPTALAMCADIEDYLRSSKIRVTSEDISKYMHQLFGEKRAQMRKLIERQIAKLREETDGPVSVDSRAPISLRSGLPRIGLEMTVKIDKSALLGETDANTTAAPLSNETRSMVASQTVPDMRTPRSLSFYAILAAGCIAAGIGTFVILGHRQNGQTPNVQATQPQGETPKPGAVPPGETKPAAVPTQAPSAAPVLPAASASAAPAQAMMELQITAVPQTATIFVDGARIPTNPWTGKVPMDGMGHRVHAEARGFKSAGEIVLFSKDTSITLQLAPLSGGAAPVAPTDTAKPPSPGQRTLDDTNPY; encoded by the coding sequence ATGTCCGAAACTGCACCTCCGTCCGGCCAACCGCTCAGTGTTGGGAAGTTCAGGCTGATTGCCAGTCTTGGGCAAGGCGGCATGGCGGACGTGTATTTGGCAGTCGCGTCCGGTGTTGGGGGTTTCAACAAGCTGCAGGTGCTGAAGCGTCTTCGGCCCGATCGTGCGGAGGAGCAAGGCATCGTCGAGATGTTTCTCGACGAAGCGCGGCTTGCGGCGCAGCTCAATCATCCGAACGTCGTTTCGACGCTCGAAGTGTGCGAGGACGGCCAAGATTTTTTCATGGTGATGGAGTATCTCGATGGTGCGCCATTCAATCGAATGCTTTCGAAGGCGAAGAACACGCCTGCACCTCCCGGCGTACTTTTGAAGGTCATTGCTGAAGCATTGATGGGGCTTCATTACGCGCACGAATTGAACAATTACGATGGCAAACCGCTGAACATCGTGCATCGCGACGTGAGCCCGCACAATGTTTTCGTGACGTTCGACGGGCATACGAAGGTGTTGGATTTTGGCATTGCCAAAGCAGCGAGTCACATGGTGCAGACCGCTGCTGGCATGGTCAAAGGCAAAATCAGCTACATGTCGCCCGAGCAGGTGCGGCTCGAGCCGGTCGACAGGCGGGCGGATGTTTTTGCAATGGGCTTGGTCTTGGCCGAAGCGCTGAGCGGAAAGCGATTTTGGGAAGGCATGCCGGACCTCGAGATCCTCGACCAATTGAATTCGGGGAACATCGAAAGGCTCGATGAAGTAAGGAAATTGATTCCCGCGGGGCAACTCACGAAAATCGTCGAAAAGTCGTTGGCGAGCAGCCCTGCCGATCGTTATCCGACCGCTCTCGCCATGTGTGCCGATATCGAGGATTATCTGCGTTCGTCGAAGATTCGCGTGACGAGCGAAGACATCTCGAAATACATGCATCAATTGTTCGGGGAAAAACGCGCGCAGATGCGGAAATTGATCGAGCGTCAGATTGCGAAGCTGCGCGAAGAGACGGACGGGCCGGTTTCGGTGGATTCGCGTGCTCCCATCAGCTTGCGCTCGGGCTTGCCGCGTATTGGTCTGGAAATGACCGTGAAGATCGACAAGTCCGCGCTGTTGGGGGAAACGGATGCGAATACCACAGCGGCGCCTCTATCGAATGAAACGCGGAGTATGGTCGCGTCGCAAACCGTTCCGGACATGCGCACGCCGCGGTCACTTTCATTTTATGCGATTCTCGCGGCCGGATGCATTGCAGCAGGCATTGGCACGTTCGTCATTTTGGGTCATCGTCAAAATGGGCAAACGCCAAACGTGCAGGCAACGCAGCCCCAAGGCGAAACGCCGAAACCGGGTGCAGTTCCGCCGGGAGAAACGAAGCCTGCTGCGGTCCCCACGCAAGCGCCCTCGGCTGCTCCAGTGCTGCCGGCAGCAAGTGCCAGCGCCGCGCCGGCGCAGGCAATGATGGAGCTGCAAATTACGGCAGTTCCGCAGACGGCCACCATTTTCGTCGATGGGGCTCGTATTCCAACCAATCCATGGACCGGCAAAGTTCCCATGGACGGCATGGGACATCGCGTGCACGCTGAAGCGCGCGGATTCAAATCGGCGGGCGAAATCGTGCTTTTCTCGAAGGATACGTCGATTACGCTCCAGCTCGCTCCGCTCAGCGGCGGCGCCGCTCCCGTCGCGCCTACGGATACCGCCAAACCGCCGTCGCCTGGCCAAAGAACGCTCGACGATACGAATCCGTATTGA